The genomic window GATCCCGTACCATCACGCAACCTGCAAAGACACATGGGCTCTGCCTAGCCTAAGTCCGCAACGCCACTCCCTGGCAATGCTCAGGGGATGAAGACCAGACAGTATGGAGTCTTGTCCTCACAAAACTTCGATGAACTGCTATGTTGTTTCATGCAGCACGCACGGTGAATGGACCAGCACCCACCTCTAGAACAACGGTAGATCAGCTCATCAAGAAAAGACCCAACCTTTACCTATTTCGAGAGATTATGTACATTTGGCCTCCATGTGTGATACAACGACTATGAAATAGACAGGAATGCTGAAGAACCGCAAACCCATGTGTTGGAGACGGCTACTTGTCCATGAGGGCCTCCCGCTCACCAAGTCAGCATCTCATGGTCTACACGTCATAGTTAGACAGCAGGACTAGTTATCTGAATGCAGAGCCCAAACCACACCAGCTGGAATAAGAGATACTGCCCTAACTAACCTTCACCCCAGCCATCCAAAATAAtaatagaaaagaaaaaaaagcCTCGCAAGCTTAGCTACACACGTCTAAACACCAACATCACAGCCGCAGACTCTAGTATACCCACGAGCCACAGCACCAAGGACTGCAGAACGCCGGGTCCACGAGTCTTGGGTCCCGGGCAAGCGCGAATCCATCGCCCTCGCGCGTTACCTTGGCTTTCGGTTTGTCCACCGGCTCCCGTGCTTTCGGGGCGGGCGGTGCAGAGCTTGTGCTGCCGGTGtgccgcagcagcagcagcagcagcagcagtgcgTTGGTGGGTGGGAGGGAGATCAGGGCTGTGGTTCGCGGCACGGGGTACGCGTTACTTGGGATGGGGATTGTTCGACGGAGAAGTCTTGTGCGTTTGCCGCGGCGTTGGGCGAGTGGCGTGCTGTTTTTCTGTGTAGACGCCGTGGTGACAGTGCGATGGATTTGGAAGAGGATTCAAACTTGATATTGGAAGGCTAGGGTATGTCGGTCACCATCAAACCACCTCCTTCATTGTCGTCTCGAAGGCGGTCTGCAGGCGAGCAATGGCTAGGCCATTGGGGTTCGTTCTTCGCTAGTCGTATAAGTACAAGCAGCTATTAGGTATGAGCTGATGACCAGATATTCTAGCGTGATGGAAAAGAAAAAGACGAGGCCAGGCATCACACATGTCACACGACCGAAGGCTGGATCAACAATTCTCtattcgtcgtcgtcgtcctcccCATCCTTCGTGGTATCATTGCAGAAGAAAGCTTCGACAGGGCCGAGTGTTCGGCGAATCCATTGTTCGAGCTAGAAGCCGGTATAACGCCCTTGCTTTTGCAGCCCAAATAGTATGAACCGAGTTTTATTCCGTCCGCTCGAAAGGAAGGAGATGTCCCGCGCCGTTGCTCCGGGGCACCACAGCCATCATGTGTCGTCAAGTACAAAAGGTCGCGAAACGCTTAAGCGGagctcttctccttcttggcGGCGCGGCCGGCGCTCTTGCGCTCGAGGATCTGCTCACGGTCCTTGTCGAGCTTGAGCTTGGTGATGACGACCTTGGAGGGAGCGATGGGGACGGGGACGGACTGGCCGTTGGACTTCTCGCGAACAACTGTGGGGACGTGGTTAGCACGGGTCGCGTGGGACTCGGCGGGCCAAGGGGGCTACGTACTGCCGTTGACGTGGATGCAGTACTTGAGGCGGTAGACGGAGTTGACCTTGCCCTCACGGCCCTTGTTGGAGCCACGGACGACGGTGATCTCGTCCTGCAGCAAGTTAGCCAACCTTGACAGGCGCGCAGGAGGCGTGTGTACTTACGTCCTTGCGGATGGGGATCGAGCGCACACCGTGCTTTTCGCGAAGCTCCTTACTCAGAGGCGCCTGAAGATTGTTAGAACATGACCATCCGATGTTCAAGCAATTCCTCATACGCTCATAATGACCCGGCGCACACTACTCGGCGCACTGAAGTGCGCCTTTCGCGAGTTGCGGCGAGAGCTTGACACGATCTTGGCCATTGCTGCTGTGGTTTGGCGAGAGATGGGGTTAGTAGAACGAGAAGGGAAGAGGTTCGCGGTCGACGAGAAGTTCTCCTCTGGCAATATTGAGTGGGCTTCGAAGCGAGTGGGCTAGCGGCCACTGGTGTCCGCACGGACGGCTTGGCCTCGGCGTCGGAGGCAGGTGCGACTAACAAACGCGTGCAACTCAACGCGTCTCTGCTTGTATTTGCATGTTCAGCGACTGCAAGGACTGGTGTTTCAAACCTGCCTCCCATAGAAACGCACCCCCGCGACTCACCAGCTTCACCTCGGCCACAGCGAACGCGGCATTGCAGGCCCCATGATCTCTCTCACGTCACTTCCAGTCACGGCGTCCAGAGAGCCTCTGCGTCTCTGAGTCTCCATCGCCATGTCGTCGAACGACTACAGCTCGTACAGCTATCCCTACCACCAGCAGAGCTCTGCCCAACCTTACTCGGCGTATCAGACTGCGCCCGCCTCCAACACCAGTGCGAACAGCACCAGTGCGGAACCGTCGCGCCAGTATTCGCAGGCACCGTCTGCTGCGACAAACCAATCTGCAGACTATCTGTCCTACCCTGAGCCGTCTTACGGTCCATCGAGTAGTGAGTATGGGGCTGCGCAAGaaaacaacgacaacaacgacaacaacaacaacacatGGAGcgccagcagcaacagctACGGCGCAGCGAGGGACAATGGCAGCCGCGCTGCTGAGGTCCTACGAAATATGAGTAACACGGGCTACGCCGCGACGACCACGGCGCTGAGTCAAGCTGGCTTCACCACCATCAACGCTGCCAATGCGCACTACCCTCCCGGACGTTCCCTGCAAGTGCAAGCACAACCGCTGCACACCTCCCACACAATACACGGTCAAACACAGGCTCGTCCAAGCAGCGTCAATACCAACCAGGTACAACCGCCAGCAAGCAGAGGCCTGTCATCACCTGCGACAGCTGCCGGTTACCCTACGCAGCGAGCGCAGCCGCAGTACCATCAGCAACAGGCACAACAGCGTACGGCCAGTCCTGCTCAGGCTCCATACAGccacaaccacgcaatagCTGCGAGCAGAAACGCCTCCATGGCTGCTGCAGGAACATCCCAACAGTACACTGACTATGGCCGCCGACAACTTCCTGACGTTGACGCCACACAAACTGCTCCTAACGCCACACCCACGACCTCGTATACGCCTCGAGCACCCGCGCCGACTGTTCAACCTCCACCATCCAGCATATCCGAGCCTTATACAGGATCGAGTACGACAGTCGATCCCACGGCCGTGTATGACCCCTGGCCTGAATACCAACGACAGCAGGCAGCCAGAGATGCAGCGCGTGCTGAGcaagagaagaaaaaagaagaGGCTCGCAAAGAGGAAGAGCGgctggaagaggaggagcgCAGGTGGGGAGAAGCTAAGGAGGCAGCACGGCAAGCGCAAATTGCTGCTAGTCAACCGAAACCGAAAGCTAAGAAGGCTCAGACGCAGCCAGCTACTGCCACTACTGCTGCTCAATCTAACGTCCCCGATGTTCCAGAGTCACCAGCTGGCGGCTCAGAGCTTGAGGCAGAGATTCGTGCCATGATGGTGAAGATGCGCGAGCTCAATAGCAAGGATCCTCAGCTGCTTGCGCGAATCTGGGAAGAGGAACGGAGGGCTAAGGGCGCGAAAACGCCAACTGCTACCGCAAAAGC from Ascochyta rabiei chromosome 2, complete sequence includes these protein-coding regions:
- a CDS encoding 60S ribosomal protein L26A gives rise to the protein MAKIVSSSRRNSRKAHFSAPSSVRRVIMSAPLSKELREKHGVRSIPIRKDDEITVVRGSNKGREGKVNSVYRLKYCIHVNGIVREKSNGQSVPVPIAPSKVVITKLKLDKDREQILERKSAGRAAKKEKSSA